Proteins found in one Pontibacter sp. SGAir0037 genomic segment:
- a CDS encoding tetratricopeptide repeat protein → MPIRIIFLIVFVALTALTTASAQTQDLELAREYLHQNDYQKAEAIYSKLINDRRYFSAVYPDYLKTLLAQRNYKEAEKLVKRSIKDYPDATNYQVDLGRVYQAAGDKAGAEKYFDKLISQASAGTVLHLASVFIQNELYEYAEKSYLKGRELSKQPLEYNRQLIALYTYQQKPDKLIGEALKLLEEREEELPYVQNMLQNALREEKAMDALEKELIVRVQQQPDKLAFNELLIWLFIQRKDFYGALIQARSVDKRTRSGGSRVMELGAISAKNGDYQGAIEAYEYIVNEYPSGPFYLVARQRLINAREEQVQHTFPVDLDKIRALIADYEVLLNEVGRTAQTAEALQHMANLYAFYLDEKDKAVNLLQEAIAMPRANANLVAESKLTLGDIYLLKNEPWESTLLYSQVEKSHKETPIGHDAKLRNARLNYFKGDFELAQAHLDILKLATSREIANDAMELSLLITDNTGLDTSSTAMEEYAAIELLVFQNKLQEAINSLDGMLQKYPGHSLTDEIYYQKAVIYERIGAFNKAVANLEKVVSAPVDILSDDALFKMAFIYEENLKDAEKAMQLYNDLLVKHQGSIFVAEARKRFRKLRGDAPN, encoded by the coding sequence ATGCCTATCAGAATCATCTTCTTAATAGTATTCGTTGCACTAACGGCTCTTACTACTGCCAGCGCCCAAACACAGGACCTGGAGCTGGCGAGAGAATACCTGCACCAAAACGACTATCAGAAAGCAGAAGCTATTTACAGTAAGCTTATAAACGATCGCCGGTACTTTAGTGCAGTATACCCTGATTATTTAAAAACTCTTCTGGCACAACGGAATTACAAGGAGGCTGAGAAGCTTGTAAAGCGAAGTATAAAGGATTATCCGGACGCTACAAATTACCAGGTTGATCTGGGTAGGGTGTATCAGGCGGCAGGAGACAAGGCCGGAGCCGAAAAGTATTTTGATAAATTGATTTCACAGGCCTCTGCTGGTACTGTGCTTCATCTGGCAAGTGTATTTATTCAGAACGAGCTGTATGAGTATGCTGAAAAATCGTATCTGAAAGGCCGTGAATTAAGTAAGCAGCCGCTGGAGTATAACCGGCAGCTGATTGCCCTTTATACGTATCAGCAGAAGCCTGATAAACTGATAGGAGAGGCCTTAAAGCTTTTGGAGGAGCGCGAAGAAGAACTGCCTTATGTGCAGAATATGCTGCAAAATGCCTTGCGCGAAGAAAAGGCGATGGATGCCCTGGAGAAAGAACTAATTGTAAGAGTACAGCAACAGCCAGACAAACTTGCTTTTAACGAGCTGCTGATCTGGCTTTTTATTCAGCGCAAAGACTTTTACGGAGCTCTGATACAGGCTCGTTCTGTAGATAAACGTACCCGGAGCGGCGGTAGCCGTGTGATGGAGCTGGGTGCCATAAGTGCTAAAAACGGCGATTACCAGGGGGCTATAGAGGCTTATGAATACATCGTGAACGAGTATCCGAGCGGCCCTTTTTACCTGGTTGCCCGCCAGCGCCTGATTAATGCGCGTGAGGAACAGGTGCAGCACACGTTTCCGGTAGATCTGGATAAAATACGCGCTCTTATTGCTGATTATGAAGTTCTGCTGAACGAGGTAGGCCGTACAGCACAAACAGCTGAGGCACTGCAGCACATGGCGAATCTTTATGCTTTTTATCTCGATGAGAAAGACAAAGCTGTAAACCTGCTGCAGGAAGCCATTGCCATGCCTCGCGCCAATGCAAACCTGGTGGCAGAGAGCAAACTTACCTTAGGCGATATTTACCTGCTTAAGAATGAACCTTGGGAGTCTACACTGCTATACTCACAGGTAGAAAAATCCCACAAAGAAACACCTATTGGGCACGATGCCAAATTAAGAAACGCACGGCTGAATTATTTTAAAGGCGATTTTGAACTGGCACAAGCTCATCTGGATATCCTAAAGCTGGCCACAAGCCGTGAAATTGCAAATGATGCGATGGAGCTAAGCCTGCTGATCACAGATAACACCGGACTAGACACTTCTTCAACAGCGATGGAAGAGTATGCGGCTATTGAGCTCCTGGTTTTCCAGAACAAGCTTCAGGAGGCAATCAACAGCTTAGACGGCATGCTTCAAAAATATCCCGGGCATAGCCTCACAGATGAAATTTATTACCAGAAGGCAGTTATTTATGAACGTATAGGCGCTTTTAATAAGGCGGTGGCCAACCTGGAGAAAGTTGTAAGCGCCCCTGTAGATATTCTGAGCGACGATGCCCTTTTTAAAATGGCCTTTATTTACGAAGAGAACCTGAAAGATGCTGAAAAGGCGATGCAACTATACAATGACCTGCTGGTAAAGCACCAGGGAAGCATATTCGTAGCAGAGGCACGTAAACGGTTCCGTAAGCTTCGTGGCGATGCCCCTAATTAG
- the recJ gene encoding single-stranded-DNA-specific exonuclease RecJ, with amino-acid sequence MEKRWVYKQEAPEHVVKHLADELKISPTLTGILCQRDICTFQEAKAFFRPSFDALHDPFLMKGMDHAVRRLTEAVHHSEKILVYGDYDVDGTTSVALMYSFLRQYTHQVDFYIPDRYKEGYGVSQQGIEWAAENNFGLIISLDCGIKSADKVALAASLGIDFIICDHHLPDEDVPQAIAVLDPKQVDCPYPYKELSGCGVGFKLAQAFCLQNNIDVQSLHQLLDLLVISIASDIVPITGENRILAYYGLQYLNSQQPMRPGLEALKELAGITGEMDITNIVFGFAPRINAAGRMGDAKRSVSMLLAQTKEQAIQMADIINESNKERRSKDTNITKEALQMIEEDDFLRNANSTVLYKESWHKGVIGIVASRCIEKYYRPTIILTHSNGKAAGSARSVHGFNVHRAIESCSDLLDQFGGHMYAAGLTLPIENIEAFRERFEQVVADTITAEQKIPQIEVDAPLSLNQITRNFYNIVRQMEPFGPGNMRPVFVSECVFDTGSLRVVGDSHLKLRLTQDGFPGSLDAIGFGFSDYYKPISKGIPFDVCYTIEENIFRGIATLQLNIKDIRIK; translated from the coding sequence ATGGAGAAACGGTGGGTATACAAGCAGGAAGCGCCAGAGCATGTCGTAAAGCACCTAGCCGATGAACTTAAAATAAGCCCCACCCTGACCGGTATACTTTGCCAGCGCGATATCTGCACCTTTCAGGAGGCAAAAGCTTTCTTCCGGCCTTCTTTTGATGCCTTACATGACCCTTTCCTGATGAAAGGAATGGACCATGCGGTAAGGCGCCTGACAGAGGCTGTACATCATTCAGAGAAAATACTGGTGTATGGCGACTATGATGTAGACGGTACTACTTCTGTGGCTCTTATGTACAGCTTTTTGCGCCAGTACACCCACCAGGTAGATTTTTATATTCCGGATCGGTATAAAGAAGGCTATGGTGTCTCGCAACAAGGCATAGAATGGGCTGCGGAGAATAATTTCGGACTGATCATCAGCCTCGATTGTGGTATAAAGTCTGCGGATAAAGTAGCTTTAGCGGCCAGCTTAGGCATAGATTTTATTATTTGCGACCACCACTTGCCCGATGAGGATGTGCCGCAGGCAATTGCCGTGCTCGACCCAAAGCAGGTAGATTGCCCTTACCCTTATAAAGAACTGTCAGGCTGTGGTGTGGGGTTTAAGCTGGCGCAGGCGTTCTGCCTTCAGAATAATATAGATGTACAGTCACTGCATCAGTTGCTCGATCTGCTTGTAATCAGTATTGCTTCTGATATTGTTCCTATAACCGGTGAAAACCGCATTCTGGCTTACTACGGCCTTCAGTATCTGAACAGCCAGCAACCTATGAGACCTGGTTTAGAGGCTTTAAAAGAGCTGGCTGGCATTACTGGTGAGATGGATATAACCAACATTGTGTTTGGGTTTGCGCCACGCATAAATGCAGCTGGTCGTATGGGCGATGCCAAGCGTTCTGTTAGTATGCTGCTGGCCCAGACCAAGGAGCAGGCTATTCAGATGGCAGACATCATTAACGAATCTAATAAGGAACGCCGAAGCAAGGATACAAATATCACCAAGGAGGCTTTGCAGATGATCGAAGAAGACGATTTTCTGAGAAATGCGAACTCTACGGTCTTGTATAAGGAATCCTGGCATAAAGGTGTAATTGGTATCGTCGCCTCGCGTTGTATAGAAAAGTACTACAGGCCAACAATCATCCTGACACATTCCAATGGGAAAGCGGCAGGTTCTGCCAGGTCGGTACATGGCTTTAATGTGCATCGTGCCATAGAAAGCTGCTCTGATCTTTTAGATCAGTTTGGAGGACACATGTATGCTGCTGGCCTTACATTGCCTATAGAGAACATAGAGGCCTTCAGAGAACGTTTCGAGCAGGTCGTAGCCGATACCATCACAGCAGAGCAGAAGATTCCTCAGATCGAAGTGGATGCCCCTCTTAGCCTGAACCAGATTACCCGTAACTTTTACAACATTGTGCGGCAGATGGAGCCGTTTGGTCCTGGTAACATGCGTCCTGTATTTGTGTCGGAGTGCGTGTTCGATACAGGTTCTTTGCGGGTAGTAGGAGATTCCCACCTGAAGCTGCGCCTTACCCAGGATGGCTTTCCAGGCAGCCTGGATGCGATAGGCTTCGGCTTTAGCGACTATTATAAACCTATTTCAAAAGGAATTCCTTTTGATGTATGCTATACCATAGAAGAAAATATATTTCGTGGCATCGCCACCTTACAACTTAACATAAAAGACATCAGGATAAAGTAA
- a CDS encoding glycoside hydrolase family 25 protein, whose product MILNMFVALFTSVPQKLIFSGLLLYASITGASLEGTEKTNTTTSNNTAAISSTNNFITSSSLKGIDVSRWQKEVDWPLVKEAEVSFAFVKATQSDFRQDPYFYRNWEETKRVGIKRGAYHFFIPTAPIQGQIDNFKATVRLEPGDLPPVLDIEVAAANMSGEELRQNIRTWLEGITEHYGIKPIIYTNQTYYRRWLQGHFQEYHFWIARYNTAEPDVHHTDRWLFWQYSDRGNIPGISAAVDMNFFVGDWDTLHLMCLPEFVQANENPLMQFKHIQPLP is encoded by the coding sequence ATGATACTGAACATGTTTGTTGCTTTATTTACTTCCGTTCCGCAGAAACTGATTTTTTCTGGCTTGTTACTTTACGCCAGCATAACCGGTGCTTCTTTAGAAGGCACCGAAAAAACTAATACTACTACTTCTAACAACACTGCCGCTATAAGCAGCACCAATAATTTTATTACGTCTTCAAGTCTAAAAGGGATAGATGTTTCGAGGTGGCAAAAAGAAGTAGACTGGCCCTTGGTAAAAGAGGCCGAAGTAAGTTTCGCCTTTGTAAAAGCCACACAGAGCGATTTCAGGCAGGACCCTTACTTTTACAGGAACTGGGAAGAAACAAAGCGGGTAGGCATTAAACGAGGTGCTTATCATTTTTTTATTCCTACAGCTCCTATTCAAGGCCAGATTGATAATTTTAAAGCCACTGTACGATTAGAACCAGGTGATCTGCCGCCTGTACTGGATATTGAGGTAGCTGCTGCCAATATGAGCGGTGAAGAACTGCGCCAAAATATCCGCACCTGGTTAGAAGGTATTACAGAACACTACGGCATCAAACCTATTATTTATACTAACCAGACTTATTACCGCCGCTGGCTGCAGGGGCACTTTCAGGAGTACCATTTCTGGATAGCCCGCTATAATACAGCAGAACCCGATGTACACCACACCGACAGGTGGTTATTCTGGCAATACTCCGACAGAGGCAACATACCAGGCATCAGCGCTGCTGTAGACATGAATTTCTTTGTTGGCGACTGGGACACGCTCCACCTGATGTGCCTGCCGGAATTTGTGCAGGCTAATGAAAATCCTCTGATGCAGTTTAAGCACATACAGCCTTTGCCGTAG